From the genome of Flavobacterium ovatum, one region includes:
- a CDS encoding glycoside hydrolase family 2 TIM barrel-domain containing protein yields the protein MKKRFTLSLHLIAAFLLVCTAVQSQQREQDFNFDWKFQLQENNQISKAIPLQDAAWRDVRLPHDYSVEASFDKKLEGCTGYLPGGIAWYQKHFDTPANSKNGNVYILFDGVYNNATFWINGTYLGENPYGYSPVYFDLSKYLKKDGTKNVISVHVDHSRYADSRWYTGSGIYRNVKLITTDKLHIPIWGTFVTTPDVTAENAKVAIETKVKNDYKQSQNLTLSTKIYEANGTLVKTETKEVKVGSGKEITVSQNVAITNPKLWSTETPNRYKAVTSILVKGKVIDEYTTPFGIRSIVFDKDNGFFLNGKATDVKGVCLHHDAGLVGAAVPKGVWRRRFLGLKEAGVNAIRTSHNPFSEEFLDLCDEMGFLVQNEIFDEMDNPKDKQHNMEEKSVQYMTRGYTEHFQKWGESDLKRTILRDRNHPSIFEWSIGNEIEWTYPGYKEVSGLWDPGAGNYWNQIPKLTKEEMKARYDALPNRKYKLAETAQRLSKWVKDLDTTRPVTANLIIPVASLASGYGDALDVVGFSYQTNQYDWTKKNYPNKMMTGSENSGTWQDWNSIIENPMVFSMYMWTGIDYMGESTDKWPQKGWDGDILDFAGFKKQGFNYFKSIWVNKPSVAIGTMPLKGSAFKMDELSKKAISDSKKALNWDNSKANMHWNYTPGELVLVEVPTNLHVAELFLNGKSLGSRSLSDNPDRILRWVVPFEKGTLTVKGGFDGAEVVANLETSAAPYSIRLTTDATSLSADGYDVAHIIAQLVDEKGVEVKTENADLTFEVDGNAKVLGVDNGSNSNIQDYQSNKLTTDKGRALLLIQSLKKGGIVRIKASSKTLKSNSITVEIK from the coding sequence ATGAAAAAACGATTTACCTTATCCTTACACTTAATTGCAGCGTTTCTACTAGTCTGTACGGCAGTCCAATCGCAACAAAGAGAGCAAGACTTTAATTTTGATTGGAAATTTCAGTTGCAAGAAAACAATCAGATTAGTAAAGCGATTCCGTTACAAGATGCCGCTTGGCGTGATGTTCGACTTCCACATGATTACAGCGTCGAAGCTTCTTTCGATAAAAAACTAGAAGGTTGTACGGGTTATTTACCAGGTGGAATTGCTTGGTATCAAAAACATTTTGACACACCGGCTAATAGCAAAAACGGAAATGTGTACATCCTTTTTGATGGAGTGTACAACAATGCGACTTTTTGGATCAACGGAACCTATTTGGGCGAAAATCCATATGGTTATTCTCCGGTTTATTTCGATCTAAGTAAGTATTTAAAAAAGGACGGAACCAAGAATGTGATCTCGGTACACGTAGACCATTCGCGCTACGCAGACAGTCGCTGGTACACGGGAAGCGGTATTTATAGAAATGTAAAATTGATTACAACGGATAAATTGCATATTCCGATTTGGGGAACGTTTGTAACAACTCCAGACGTAACTGCAGAAAACGCCAAAGTAGCTATTGAAACAAAGGTGAAGAACGACTACAAGCAAAGCCAAAACTTGACCTTGTCTACCAAAATTTATGAAGCCAATGGAACATTAGTGAAAACAGAAACAAAAGAGGTGAAAGTTGGATCTGGAAAAGAAATAACGGTTTCTCAAAATGTAGCCATCACTAATCCGAAATTATGGTCTACAGAGACGCCAAACAGATACAAAGCAGTAACGAGCATCCTTGTAAAAGGAAAAGTAATTGACGAATATACTACACCATTTGGAATACGATCTATCGTTTTTGACAAAGACAACGGTTTTTTCTTAAACGGAAAAGCAACCGATGTAAAAGGAGTTTGTTTGCATCATGATGCTGGTTTGGTTGGTGCTGCGGTGCCAAAAGGAGTTTGGAGACGTCGATTTTTAGGTTTGAAAGAAGCTGGAGTAAACGCAATCAGAACTTCTCACAATCCATTTTCGGAAGAATTTTTGGATTTGTGTGACGAAATGGGATTCTTGGTTCAGAACGAGATTTTTGACGAAATGGACAATCCAAAAGACAAACAGCACAATATGGAAGAAAAAAGTGTGCAGTACATGACTCGTGGCTATACCGAACATTTTCAAAAATGGGGAGAAAGCGATTTGAAGCGCACTATTTTGAGAGATAGAAATCATCCTTCTATTTTTGAGTGGAGTATTGGTAACGAGATCGAATGGACCTATCCAGGATATAAAGAGGTGAGTGGATTATGGGATCCAGGAGCAGGAAATTATTGGAACCAGATTCCGAAATTAACCAAAGAAGAGATGAAAGCACGTTATGATGCTTTGCCAAATAGAAAATACAAATTGGCAGAAACTGCGCAAAGATTGTCCAAATGGGTCAAAGATTTGGATACAACTCGTCCTGTAACCGCCAATTTAATCATTCCGGTTGCTAGTTTGGCTTCGGGTTATGGTGATGCTTTAGACGTCGTAGGTTTTAGTTACCAAACCAATCAATACGATTGGACCAAAAAGAATTACCCAAACAAAATGATGACAGGTTCTGAAAATTCGGGTACTTGGCAAGATTGGAATTCGATTATCGAAAACCCAATGGTGTTTAGTATGTACATGTGGACAGGAATTGACTACATGGGGGAATCGACAGACAAATGGCCACAAAAAGGTTGGGATGGAGACATCTTGGATTTCGCTGGATTTAAAAAGCAAGGTTTTAATTATTTCAAAAGTATTTGGGTAAATAAACCAAGTGTAGCGATTGGAACAATGCCATTGAAAGGTTCTGCTTTCAAAATGGATGAATTGAGTAAAAAAGCGATTTCAGATTCGAAAAAAGCATTGAATTGGGACAATAGCAAAGCAAATATGCATTGGAATTATACTCCAGGAGAACTTGTTTTGGTCGAAGTGCCAACAAATTTACATGTGGCTGAATTGTTTCTAAATGGAAAATCTCTTGGGAGTAGAAGTCTAAGTGATAATCCAGATCGAATTCTGCGTTGGGTTGTTCCTTTCGAAAAAGGTACATTGACTGTAAAAGGTGGTTTTGATGGTGCAGAAGTAGTTGCAAATCTTGAAACAAGTGCTGCTCCGTATAGCATTCGTTTGACAACAGATGCTACTTCTTTATCAGCAGATGGGTATGATGTGGCGCACATTATTGCACAGTTGGTTGACGAAAAAGGAGTAGAAGTGAAAACTGAAAACGCTGATCTTACTTTTGAGGTAGACGGTAATGCCAAAGTTTTGGGAGTAGATAATGGTTCGAATAGCAACATTCAAGACTACCAATCGAATAAATTAACAACAGACAAAGGACGTGCTTTGTTATTGATTCAGTCCTTGAAAAAAGGAGGTATTGTTCGAATAAAAGCCAGTTCGAAAACATTGAAAAGCAATAGTATTACAGTTGAAATAAAATAA
- a CDS encoding arylsulfatase, translating into MISRSTNMTHLRKILIVSVLSLSCGIAFAQKTKRPNVILILTDDQGIGDLGCHGNPWLKTPNIDAFYNESVRMTDFHVTPLCTPTRGAIMTGRYPINNGTWATFKGRDGLSGDAQTMADVFQQNGYHTAMFGKWHLGDNYPTRPTDSGFEVAINHLAGGVGELSDYWGNSYFNDVYYVNNQPKQFNGYCTDVWFEETMKYIDKNEDKPFFIYLPTNAPHDPLIVAEKYAAPYKHLEGKEIISANLYGMIANLDENFGKLNQFLIDKKLADNTIVIYMTDNGTRFGYSSDGKLGYNKGYRGIKGDKLEGGHRVPFFIRWPNGKIEGGKDINSLAAHVDLIPTLASLCQLTVPKKMPLDGVDFSPLLLGSKKTMERKTAFIHHRQDWRPPMDVDQTCIIKDNWRLLNGTDLYDIEKDPKQLTNLAAKYPAIVTTLLAQNIAFLVESKKNPEYNELPVSTVGNPAQEEIKLTIQHAIGEDSGIWKPEQIAEGLKNKNNTHAIFVEKEGDYLISCRRWPKECPGTILGIPAVNPKNLFEYKTIAPQKVRISIANQMFEKNIGKEDVEVLFKVHLEKGKTFLTNDFIDKKETYGVYYSYILLVK; encoded by the coding sequence ATGATTAGTAGAAGTACCAATATGACCCATTTAAGAAAAATTTTAATTGTAAGCGTTTTGAGTTTGAGTTGCGGAATTGCATTCGCACAAAAAACAAAAAGACCCAATGTTATTTTGATTCTCACCGACGATCAAGGCATTGGCGATTTGGGCTGCCATGGAAATCCTTGGTTGAAAACGCCCAATATTGATGCCTTTTATAACGAATCTGTTCGAATGACCGATTTTCATGTGACGCCTTTGTGTACCCCTACGCGAGGAGCAATCATGACCGGAAGATACCCGATAAACAATGGTACTTGGGCCACCTTCAAAGGTAGAGATGGCTTATCTGGTGATGCACAAACTATGGCCGATGTTTTTCAGCAAAACGGCTACCATACTGCTATGTTTGGTAAATGGCATTTGGGGGATAATTATCCAACTCGTCCAACAGATAGCGGTTTTGAAGTTGCAATAAATCATTTGGCTGGTGGCGTGGGTGAACTTTCTGATTATTGGGGAAACAGTTATTTTAATGATGTGTATTATGTCAACAACCAACCCAAACAATTCAACGGATATTGCACGGATGTGTGGTTTGAAGAAACGATGAAATACATTGATAAAAATGAAGATAAGCCTTTCTTTATCTACCTTCCTACCAATGCGCCTCACGACCCATTGATTGTAGCCGAAAAATATGCAGCTCCCTACAAACACCTAGAAGGCAAAGAAATTATAAGTGCCAATTTGTACGGAATGATTGCCAATTTGGACGAGAATTTCGGGAAATTGAATCAGTTTTTGATAGATAAAAAACTCGCAGACAATACCATCGTGATTTACATGACCGACAACGGAACCCGTTTTGGGTACAGTTCCGACGGAAAATTGGGTTATAATAAAGGATACAGAGGCATAAAAGGAGATAAACTAGAGGGAGGACATCGGGTTCCGTTTTTTATACGTTGGCCAAACGGGAAAATTGAAGGCGGTAAAGACATCAATAGCCTTGCGGCGCATGTAGATTTGATTCCTACTTTGGCTAGTTTGTGTCAATTGACTGTTCCTAAAAAAATGCCTTTGGATGGAGTGGATTTTTCACCGCTTTTGTTGGGATCCAAAAAGACAATGGAACGTAAAACCGCTTTTATTCACCACAGACAAGATTGGCGTCCGCCGATGGATGTGGATCAAACTTGTATTATAAAAGACAATTGGAGGTTGCTCAATGGAACTGATTTGTATGATATCGAAAAAGACCCGAAACAATTGACCAATCTTGCGGCAAAATATCCAGCAATTGTAACCACTCTTTTGGCGCAAAATATAGCTTTCTTAGTTGAGTCCAAAAAAAATCCGGAGTACAATGAATTGCCTGTTAGTACGGTGGGGAATCCTGCTCAGGAAGAAATAAAATTAACCATTCAGCATGCCATTGGGGAAGATTCGGGTATTTGGAAACCAGAACAAATTGCAGAGGGACTAAAAAACAAGAACAATACTCATGCTATTTTTGTCGAAAAAGAAGGAGATTATCTGATTTCGTGCCGACGCTGGCCAAAAGAATGTCCCGGAACTATTTTGGGAATTCCAGCAGTCAATCCTAAAAATTTATTCGAGTATAAAACTATAGCTCCTCAAAAAGTCCGAATAAGCATTGCCAACCAAATGTTCGAAAAAAATATTGGTAAAGAAGATGTTGAAGTGCTGTTCAAGGTGCATTTAGAAAAAGGAAAAACATTTTTGACGAATGATTTTATTGATAAAAAAGAAACCTACGGCGTGTACTATTCCTACATATTGCTGGTCAAATAA
- a CDS encoding ThuA domain-containing protein yields the protein MNKINNSLMRFQSLRFPQSLLLVLVLLTSLCVQAKIKVLIIDGQNNHDVWPKSTIMMKQYLEETGLFVVDIQRTQYLWKSEREKSYLPMAGTFNSVALKEPKEDPSFAPSFKKYDVVISNFGWNAANWSESTQKDFEKFIKKGGGFVTVHAADNCFPKWKAYNEMIGLGGWGDRNEKDGPYVYYDKENKLVRDTTAGNCGAHGKQHVFPVTLRVPNHPITQGMPTSWLTAKDECYAKLRGPGTNMTILATGKDQSDKAPTDRNEPILMVLKYGKGRVFHTTLGHDDYSFEGVGFITSFLRGVEWAATAKVTIPIPTDFPSAENATSRKFTAITK from the coding sequence ATGAATAAAATAAATAACTCACTTATGAGGTTTCAATCTTTAAGATTCCCACAATCGCTACTATTAGTACTAGTGCTTCTAACTAGTTTATGTGTTCAAGCAAAAATAAAAGTTCTTATAATTGATGGACAAAACAACCATGATGTTTGGCCAAAGTCTACAATTATGATGAAACAGTATTTGGAAGAAACAGGATTATTTGTTGTGGATATTCAACGTACACAATACCTATGGAAATCTGAAAGAGAAAAGTCATACTTGCCCATGGCAGGCACTTTCAATTCGGTTGCTCTTAAAGAACCAAAGGAAGATCCCTCTTTTGCACCCAGTTTTAAAAAATACGATGTAGTTATTTCAAATTTTGGGTGGAATGCAGCAAATTGGAGTGAAAGTACTCAAAAAGATTTTGAAAAATTTATTAAAAAAGGAGGTGGATTTGTAACCGTACACGCCGCTGATAATTGTTTCCCGAAATGGAAAGCTTATAATGAAATGATTGGACTTGGTGGATGGGGAGATCGAAATGAAAAAGATGGTCCCTATGTTTATTATGACAAAGAAAATAAGTTGGTCAGAGATACTACCGCAGGAAATTGTGGTGCGCATGGCAAACAACATGTTTTTCCTGTGACTCTTCGTGTACCTAATCATCCTATAACTCAAGGAATGCCCACCAGTTGGCTAACAGCCAAAGACGAATGTTATGCAAAACTGAGAGGTCCTGGAACCAATATGACTATTCTTGCAACGGGTAAAGACCAATCAGATAAAGCACCTACGGATCGTAATGAACCTATATTGATGGTGTTGAAATATGGTAAAGGACGTGTTTTTCATACCACTCTTGGACATGATGATTATTCATTTGAAGGTGTTGGATTTATAACTTCATTTTTAAGAGGAGTAGAGTGGGCAGCTACAGCTAAAGTTACGATTCCTATTCCTACCGATTTTCCATCTGCAGAAAATGCTACCAGTAGAAAATTTACCGCTATTACTAAATAA
- a CDS encoding alpha/beta hydrolase-fold protein, which translates to MESKFRTTEISNPEFESNNLRFITVKTPNLQGRGDICVFVPPMKDLTNVPIVTLLHGVYGSAWIWAHKAGVHLTALKMMQEGKIKPIVLAMPSDGLWGDGSAYLPHNNKNFESWIVEDVVNAVIENIDCTSSTSDLFITGLSMGGFGALHLGAKYGNKYKAISGHSSITNKNQMPLFVEEDENQYNQVHSSDEDVLETILKNRAELPYLRFDCGKDDLLIEHNRLLHQQLDEADINHTYEEFEGAHEWPYWQEHIQDSLLFFSQFVTN; encoded by the coding sequence ATGGAATCAAAATTTAGAACTACCGAAATTTCAAACCCAGAGTTTGAAAGCAACAACCTCCGTTTTATCACCGTGAAAACGCCCAACTTGCAAGGACGTGGTGATATATGTGTTTTTGTTCCCCCGATGAAAGATTTGACAAATGTTCCTATCGTAACCTTACTACATGGCGTTTACGGAAGTGCCTGGATTTGGGCGCACAAAGCAGGAGTTCATTTGACCGCCTTAAAAATGATGCAAGAAGGCAAAATAAAACCCATAGTTTTAGCAATGCCATCAGACGGATTATGGGGCGATGGTTCTGCTTATTTGCCTCATAACAACAAGAATTTTGAATCTTGGATTGTGGAAGATGTTGTAAATGCGGTGATCGAAAATATTGATTGTACCAGTTCGACTTCTGATTTGTTTATCACAGGATTGTCAATGGGTGGTTTTGGAGCTTTGCATCTAGGGGCAAAATACGGAAACAAGTACAAAGCCATTTCGGGACATTCGTCTATCACCAACAAAAACCAAATGCCTTTGTTTGTGGAAGAAGACGAAAATCAATACAATCAAGTCCATAGTTCTGACGAAGATGTTTTGGAAACCATTCTTAAAAACAGAGCAGAACTTCCTTATTTGCGATTTGATTGTGGAAAAGACGATTTATTGATTGAGCACAATCGGCTTTTGCACCAGCAACTAGACGAAGCAGACATTAATCATACCTATGAAGAATTTGAAGGTGCTCACGAATGGCCGTATTGGCAAGAACACATACAAGATAGTTTATTGTTTTTTAGTCAATTTGTGACCAATTAA